The Channa argus isolate prfri chromosome 22, Channa argus male v1.0, whole genome shotgun sequence genome has a window encoding:
- the LOC137108289 gene encoding complement C1q-like protein 4 → MKMIGSLLLLLLVCSISTVQIILPPKTTTKAPVATTSKPATKPTTKTPIVITVSPQPLSLQSISATVKQLSTSLAQQKVEIQFLQRQTKAQAVQLQKHEVEIRRLQLQRQVRQVAFSASLSTRDATTIGPFPTHTALVFKHVVTNIGGAYNLNKGVFTAPIRGVYRFEWHVGAPGNSYNVGVHLVKNKDLIANAYEVQSSGYASTSQSVTLILQAKDVVFLRLWSGSRLYDNANHQSTFSGHLLFTI, encoded by the exons ATGAAGATGATAGGGTccctcctgctcctgctgctggtcTGCTCCATCTCTACAGTTCAGATTATCTTACCACCGAAGACTACGACAAAGGCGCCTGTTGCGACTACATCAAAGCCTGCGACAAAGCCTACGACAAAGACACCCATTGTTATTACTGTTTCTCCACAACCACTCTCTCTGCAAAGCATCTCTGCCACAGTGAAACAGCTGAGCACCTCATTGGCTCAACAGAAGGTGGAGATTCAGTTCTTACAAAGACAGACTAAAG cacaagCTGTGCAGCTACAGAAGCATGAGGTTGAAATTCGCAGGCTCCAGCTTCAGCGACAAG TACGACAAGTGGCTTTCTCAGCTTCTTTGTCGACTAGAGATGCCACAACTATCGGACCctttcccacacacacagctctggtCTTCAAACATGTTGTGACAAACATTGGAGGGGCCTACAACCTTAACAAGG GTGTTTTCACTGCACCAATCAGAGGAGTCTACCGCTTCGAGTGGCATGTAGGAGCACCTGGAAATTCGTATAATGTGGGAGTTCACTTGGTTAAGAACAAAGATCTCATTGCCAATGCCTATGAGGTCCAGTCTTCTGGGTATGCAAGTACCTCCCAAAGTGTTACACTGATTCTTCAGGCCAAAGATGTTGTGTTTCTGCGGCTGTGGTCTGGCTCTAGGTTGTACGACAATGCCAATCACCAGTCGACCTTCAGTGGTCATCTGCTTTTCACCATTTGA
- the LOC137108281 gene encoding uncharacterized protein: MKINVFFLLLLVCSVSTDQTKVEAGKETTPAPPRPKDIYNVLREMATSIDQLKVDVFFLKRENREQAAKLKELEGLKAEVERQKTEVAKLKKQLKALKANLKVLEEQKVEVDAQKKEVEKVKIEMENQKKELDRQKMELDKLKQQQQGQKVAFSASLNIEGKIGPFPSYTPLIYKRVLTNIGNAYNPHTGVFTAPVKGVYEFQWHIGVHNDVTAATLFKNGQHIYCAFENQSVGFGTSSQGAVLILQAGDTVVVKLMQTTKVFDSYNHHTTFSGQLLFTM, translated from the exons ATgaaaatcaatgtgtttttcctgctgctgcttgtctGCTCTGTCTCCACAGATCAGACAAAGGTAGAGGCAGGAAAGGAAACAACTCCTGCACCTCCCAGACCTAAAGACATCTACAATGTCCTGAGAGAGATGGCCACCTCCATTGATCAACTGAAAGTGGACGTATTCTTCCTCAAGAGAGAGAATCGAG AACAAGCAGCAAAGCTGAAAGAACTGGAGGGACTAAAGGCCGAGGTGGAGAGGCAGAAGACTGAAGTGGCCAAACTGAAGAAGCAGCTGAAag CTCTAAAAGCAAATCTGAAAGTACTGGAAGAGCAGAAGGTTGAGGTGGATGCTCAGAAGAAGGAGGTGGAGAAAGTGAAGATTGAGATGGAGAATCAGAAAAAGGAGttggacagacagaaaatggaACTGGATAAACTGAAGCAACAGCAACAAG GCCAGAAAGTGGCTTTCTCAGCCTCTCTGAATATTGAAGGAAAGATCGGACCCTTTCCGTCGTACACACCTCTGATCTACAAACGCGTCCTCACAAACATTGGAAATGCCTACAACCCACACACAG GTGTTTTTACTGCACCAGTAAAAGGAGTCTACGAGTTCCAGTGGCACATCGGTGTACACAATGATGTGACGGCTGCCACATTGTTCAAGAATGGACAGCACATTTATTGTGCCTTTGAGAATCAGTCCGTTGGCTTTGGGACTTCATCTCAAGGGGCTGTTCTGATTCTTCAGGCTGGAGATACAGTGGTTGTGAAGCTGATGCAGACTACAAAGGTGTTTGACAGTTACAATCATCACACCACCTTCAGTGGTCAGCTGCTTTTCACCATGTAA